The following DNA comes from Alnus glutinosa chromosome 6, dhAlnGlut1.1, whole genome shotgun sequence.
GTTTGTGAAGTTAGCATCTTTGTTCTTATTGGATCGTTCTCCAGTCTGCTCTTCTACTGTCATTGTATGGCATTGAAAGTGAGACAATTGACATGACAATGAGACTAGAAAAAGTTTCATGACGTGAAAATTTCACAAATATCAGCAGTTTAAACGATCTTGGACGTGAGGAACCATTGTGAACATTGAATATCTTGCTTGCAACCAAACAGATTTTAGGTTCCTGCATTGGGCACTGGAGACAAATTTGTtgtcaatttttaaatatatattacagGTGAGAGAATTATATTAACAGACGTTGAGATGGCCGAGTTGGTCTAAGGCGCCAGATTAAGGTTCTGGTCCGAAAGGGCGTGGGTTCAAATCCCACTCTCaacatgatttttctttttcaattttacacGGCTACCCCGCATCCGTAAAAGGGTCGAATTGTAAAACACGATCGCATGCGATCACGGTGGGACTCGAACCCACAATCTCCCGCTCCGGAGGCGAGCGCCTTATCCATTAGGCCACGCGATCTGTTGTCCAACTTAGtgtgaaattatatataatatacacaCCATCCATCACCAAAAATTGAAGTACATTTGCTACCGAAATATCCTAATATTCCATTTGAATAAGAGTAATCCTaagaatcatatttttatcttacaatgctaatgtaaaaattttaactaactgtttgatcaatttttgttaaaaaaaaaaaaaatctaagagttAATCAGAACTATCATATAAGTATTATGAAATAATTATAGGATAAAAATgttatttctaacatttttttttcttctaaagagcCAATAGTTattatatgagtaatgctagatataacatttttatctcacaatgctaacATGGTAGTTTCAATTAACCATTGGTTTAGtcattattatataaaaataaaaataaaaattgagttgcgACTACTATATCATTattgtataataaaaaaattatttatagcattacttttttttatattagtaACTATGGATATTTGAAACCTAGTTGAGTTCAATCTCATCCTATTGTCATTTATTCATGCGTCTtataatatctatatatatgaaGATATGAAGATATCAACATCAAACCCTAGTTCTTAGTAAGAATTATGGGTGTACATGCAGATGTTGATGTGGTTATTTGCAATAtacacaaaatacatatatcaaTATTAAATATTCGCATATATATCGTATTTTTATTAACCGCATCCGGGCATTTTTATATGTTATTCGCATGTTAGATAATAGGACTTTTGGGCTTTCTTCGGGTCTTTATTATgtcatattttaaatgattttgagaATAATTTAGGtcgatttttagtattttaggcatgtttctattttttttaagccataatcttttgaaaatatattgattttacattacttttacttttttgccCAAATGTTACACGAGAAAGCAACACAATCAACTAAGCTAATGTAAACATAACATATACCTTCAAAACGGCGACGTTTtagtaaatttattaaatataatatatataaaagaaatatatatatatatatataaaaggtatgcGGATGCAGTTAATAACTGCATTAACTGCATCTGCATACCATAAAATCGTTATTTACCTCCGCGTAGTAATTTTTGCTAATTGTACCCGCATTCGCATGTGCGGAAAATTGCAAATAGCAAATGCTAACGGTTAATATCTACATGCATGTACATCCTAATAAAAACCGTtcactatttaattattgtCTCTTttctcaacataaaataaaaggaaagattCACATTCTACAAAAAACAATGATTAAGAAAGTCTTCTAAATAACATCTTTGAAAATGAATTTACATTATAGTTTGTTAACGCCCATGAAAGGAAAAACATTGTGTGATTCATTAATAGCAAATTAAATAGTACTTAAGAAGCACCTCCTTGACGCTTGAAGTGTCCAAAAATTAGCGGCCTTGTCAAGAAGTGAGAAGGCAATTaggaaaatctaaaaaatagcATAAAAATATTTGGACATCCGTCCACAAATTGGCATGACAGTTCATGTTTTATAAAAACGAGTGTCACATAAATTAGTACATAATAATCTATATTTTAATAGCTAATGTGGTAAATGTCACAGGAATTGtcacattaatttaaaaaacattaCTACAGACACTACAAAATTTTTTACCTACTCTTTATAAGCTGTCGTAGCGCTTATATGCAGTGACAGAACGAGTCGATCATAAAAGATGTTCTTGAGAGCTAATCCTACAGTCTTGCAGGATTAGGACCTCATATGGTTGTAGAtgaattactttttgttttttggatcaGTCTAGAGGAATTACTTAAAGAAGCAAAATCCTAGAATATctgagtaatgttattttttgGCAAATTTTTTGAAGAGGTAGATCTATTTTGTATAGATTTCAAAATAGGAAAATTCTTTAACgataactaataaaaaaataaattaaaaaaattatatttatatattttaaacctaattgaattttgttgaattaattaattatttttttagttaaattctttaatatttttaattaattttcattcaactctatcatttaattttatccTATGTGaattaaaattatagttttgcCACTACTTATATGGTTATGGACTTATGGACCGAAAAGCCCTTATAACCGACATACCAACCCGAGTTCGCCAAACTAGTGCCACACAAGATTCTCTTCCATGCCACTTTTGTGCCACCTGAGCAACCTTCATAACCACCTCATGGGCTTCAAATCTCAAGTAGAGAGTATGATGGAAAGTAGAGGAACATGGGATAAGCCACTCTAAATCAGCGGTAAGCAGTTGAAGTGCATGTTATTATAAAAGGCAATTCAAGACCAGGTAAATGAAACCTTTTGTTCTCCACCCAAAATTCTGTCTTATTTCTATTTCAAGCCATTTTCTTACATGTaagctaacttaagcatcggaatCATCCACTGCCAGCCCACACCGACATGCTTCATTGCTTAATTTTTCCTCATTTTGCATGTGCGTCCTATTGATATTCCGACACGATGAAAACTATTCTAACATATGGTTTTTGCCACATCAacaagttaaaaattaaaaattgttgaCACGTAGGAAGTCACTTAAGTGTGTAACAAAATTGTATTGAAATTTCTGTCCAATTGATAATAATATTTCTAGCATTTTcctaatttaaaaatgtattaaCAGTCCACATTTTAGGTCGAtcaatttattaaagaaaaaaaagaagaaaaaaaaaaagagtattccAATTCCAAATAACAGTCAGACCATTATTCATTCCCAACTCGCACCGACAATTCCACATAATCCACAGCCTGAAAGCAGAAACCCATTGACCCAATTAGAGCCTAAAGCCATGCCCTTTGTCGATTCTTTCCTAGAGCTCAACAACAACTTCGAGCTAGGGAATTTCAAAATCTGGTTCAAGGCAATTTAACTGTGGAACAGTATGCTGCCAAGTTCATGGAGTTGGCAAGATTTGCTCTAAACCTAGTTCCTGATGAAGAGACAAAAACTGAGAGATTTCAAGAAGGTCTTCACCCACGAATTAGGGACAGAGTTGCATGCTTAGAGATCAAAGAATCTACCAGGCTGGTAAATGTTGCTGCCATTGCGGAAAGGGGTCACCAAGACTATGTTGCTTCCAGAGAACAAAAGAAACGATTCATGCCCCAGGTCACACGTTTTGCAAAAAGGCCTGCAATTGGTAGTAGCTCAATACAGAGGGTAGGAAGGAATGCCCCAGCAAACCAAGGAGGACAAAGACCCCTATGTTCAAAATGTGGGAAGATGCATATAGGAGAATGCAGATCGGGAACATGGACTTGCTTTCGATGTGGACGGGCATATCATTTTGTCAGGGACTGTCCAATGGTGAGCACAGGAGGGCCTAGGCCGCAAGGAGGCGGTAATCAACCGAAGACTGGACAGGCTAGAGTGTATGCACTCACCCCAGGCAAAGCTGATAATGAGGCAAAAGATGCTGATGTAGTAACAGGTACCATTCCTTTATATGGTAGCCTTGCATGCACACTATTTGATTCGGGTGCAACACATTCATTTGTCTCTGCCATATATGCAAAACTCTGTGATATGAATATTGAACCCTTAAGGCAGAGTATAACAGTTGCTACACCTGTTGGAGACTCCCTAATATGTAGGAATGTCGTAGAAAATTGTCCTATCATCATTAAAGGGAGAACTCTATCAGCGAacaatcaaaagaaagaaattactTTTAGACTATCCGATGCTGAAAAGTTCAAGTATTGTGGATCACGGGTACGAGCCACACCGCCACTTCTCTCAGCAGTCCAAGTAAGAAGAAGTGTTAGAGAAAGTGATTGCGTATATTTGGCTTATGTAACGGCTAAGTTAGAAAGTGAATTGAAATTAGAGAATATTCCAGTAGTATGTGAGTATTCTGATGTCTTTGCAGAAGAGTACTCAGGATTACCACCTAATCGGGAGATCGAGTTCACTATTGATTTAGTGCCAAAAACTAAACCAATTCACAAAGCACCATATCGGATGGCACCGACagaattaaaagaattaaaggAACAGCTTCAAGAGCTGTTAGACAGGGGTTTTATCCGTCCAAGTGTGTCACCATGAGGAGCACCAGTTTTGTTTGTAAAGAAGAAAGATGGATCTATGCGGATGTGCATAGATTATCGAGAGTTAAATTGGGTGACTATCAAGAATAAATACCCGTTACCCAGGATCGATGATTTGTTTGATCAATTAAAGGAAGCTTCGGTTTTCTCAAAGATCGCTCTTCGGTCTGGGTATCATCAACTTAAAGTGCAAGAGGAAGATGTGGAGAAAACAGCTATTCGAACAAGGTATGGtcattatgaattttttgttaTGCCTTTTGGGCTAACCAATGCACCCTCTGTGTTCATGGATCTAATGAACAGGGTATTCCAGAAGTACCTTGATTGGTTTGTAGTAGTATTTATTGATGATATATTAGTTTATTCAACTAATCGTCAAGAACTTGCTGAACATCTACAAAAGGTACTGGAaattttgagagaaaataaattgtttgctAAACTCAAGAAATGTGAGTTTTGGTTAAAGAAAGTCTCATTTTTGGGACACGTGATCTCAGGAAATGGGATTGAAGTAGATCCAAGTAAGATTGAAGCTGTAGTCAAATGGGAGCAGACAATAAATGTCCAGGAGATTCGCAGTTTCTTAGGACTTGCTGGTTATTATCGGAGATTTGTAGAAGGGTTTTCTGTACTCTCAGGACCTTTGACTGCATTGACAAAGAAGAACACCCGTTATGTCTAGAGTGACGAGTGTGAAACAAGCTTTCAAGAACTTAAGAGAAGATTGGTGACTGCGCCAATTGTTACTATTCCCTCAGATAAAGAAGGATTTGTAGTGTATAGTGATGCTTCTCATAAGGGATTGGGATGCGTGCTCATGCAGCAAGGTAAAGTAATAGCCTATGCTTCAAGACAGTTAAAGAATCATGAAAGAAATTACCCTACGCATGATTTGGAATTAGCAGCAGTAGTTTTTGCCTTAAAAGTTTGGAGACATTATCTTTATGGGTCAAAGTGTGAGATATATACTGATCATAAGAGTCTCAAATATATCTTCACTCAAAAAGATCTGAACATGAGGCAACGAAGGTGGTTAGAACTATTAAAGGATTATGATTGTTATATCCTTTATCACTCGGGTAAGGCAAATGTAGTTGCAAATGCGTTAAGTAGAAAATCACAAGGTGAAGTATCAAACTCTGTACCAATGTTGGATAAGCTTACTCAGCAATTTGGAATGATTCAATTGGACACTAGGCCAACGGATACAGATATAAGTCTTGCAACGCTTGTTATTCAACCAATGCTGATAGATGGAATCAAGGTAGCCCAAGAAAATGACTCAGAATTAAAAGAGCTTAGAGAAAAAGCTAGTCAAGGAGAAGCTCTTGGATTTGACGTTACTTCAGATGGTATTTTAAGAACCAATGACTCAAGGATTGTGGTTCCAAAGGATGCAAAGCTGATGAGAGAGATTCTAGATGAAGCTCATAAGACTCAGTATACAGTACACCCAGGAAGTACTAAGATGTACCAAGAtctgaagaaaaattattgGTGGGCTGGTATGAAGTGAGATGTTGCTGAGTATATATCACAATGTCTAAGCTGTCAACAAGTAAAAGCAGAACACCAACAACCGGCAGGGATGTTGCAACCACTTAGCATTCCAGAATGGAAGTGGGATCAAATAGCAATGGATTTTGTGATAGGTTTATCAAGGGCAACAAGCGGACAAGATGCTATCTGGGTAATAGTTGATAGACTCACAAAGAGTGCTCATTTTGTTCCTTACAAAACTACTGATTCCATGCAGAAGATGACAGAATTGTACATTCGGGAGATACATGGAGTACCTGTCTCAATTTTATCCGATCGAGATCCATGATTTActtcaaaattttggaaaagattGCATGAGGCAATGGGgacaaaattgaattttagtTCAGCATACCATCCGCAAACTGATGGTCAATCAGAAAGGACCATCCAAATCCTTGAAGATATGCTTAGACTATGTGTACTTGACTTTAAAGGTAATTGGATTCAATTCCTACCTTTAGTTGAGTTTGCttataacaatagttttcaAACGACGATTGGGATGGCACCGTATGAAGCTCTATATGGACGCAAGTGTAGATCACCAttgtatt
Coding sequences within:
- the LOC133870641 gene encoding uncharacterized protein LOC133870641, with protein sequence MELARFALNLVPDEETKTERFQEGLHPRIRDRVACLEIKESTRLVNVAAIAERGHQDYVASREQKKRFMPQVTRFAKRPAIGSSSIQRVGRNAPANQGGQRPLCSKCGKMHIGECRSGTWTCFRCGRAYHFVRDCPMVSTGGPRPQGGGNQPKTGQARVYALTPGKADNEAKDADVVTGTIPLYGSLACTLFDSGATHSFVSAIYAKLCDMNIEPLRQSITVATPVGDSLICRNVVENCPIIIKGRTLSANNQKKEITFRLSDAEKFKYCGSRVRATPPLLSAVQVRRSVRESDCVYLAYVTAKLESELKLENIPVVCEYSDVFAEEYSGLPPNREIEFTIDLVPKTKPIHKAPYRMAPTELKELKEQLQELLDRGFIRPSVSP